A portion of the Bacillus thuringiensis genome contains these proteins:
- a CDS encoding sensor histidine kinase, translated as MANMMKSFRFKMIALFALSMVLAATVTYIIYKGLQLYYKKMVRYEEPLAQFRSMVREFGDINFFLIFFIPLSIIFFFFLTKPYLKYFDEISNGIHHLANGNFTNKVQVSSNDEFGNIAREINVASEKLKEAVERGDFAESSKDQLVVNLAHDLRTPLTSVLGYLDLILKDENLTKEQIKHFSTIAYTKSQRLESLIDELFEITRMNYGMLKLDKKPIDISELLIQLEEELYPLLEKHHLEARLNVAPHLPMHGDGKLLARVFENLLTNAVRYGYDGQFVDMNGYVDNGEVVVQIMNYGDSIPEEDLPYLFDMFYTGDKARTENRGGTGLGLFIAKNIVEQHNGTISAESNVVRTMFEVRLPKDENVII; from the coding sequence ATGGCTAATATGATGAAAAGCTTTCGATTTAAAATGATTGCCTTATTTGCGTTAAGTATGGTGCTTGCAGCAACTGTAACTTATATAATTTATAAAGGATTGCAGCTGTATTATAAAAAGATGGTTCGCTACGAAGAGCCTTTAGCACAATTTAGGTCAATGGTAAGGGAATTTGGAGACATTAACTTCTTTTTAATTTTCTTTATTCCGTTATCTATTATCTTTTTCTTCTTTTTGACAAAACCGTATTTAAAATACTTTGATGAAATTTCTAATGGGATTCATCATCTTGCGAACGGTAACTTTACGAATAAAGTTCAAGTTTCATCAAATGATGAGTTTGGAAATATCGCGCGTGAAATAAATGTTGCAAGTGAAAAGTTAAAAGAAGCTGTTGAAAGAGGAGATTTTGCAGAAAGTAGTAAAGATCAGCTTGTTGTGAATTTAGCTCATGATTTAAGAACACCGTTAACATCCGTGTTAGGATATTTAGATTTAATTCTTAAAGATGAAAATTTAACAAAAGAACAAATTAAACATTTCTCCACAATTGCATATACAAAATCGCAAAGACTGGAAAGTTTAATTGATGAGCTATTTGAAATTACACGTATGAATTATGGCATGCTAAAGCTGGATAAAAAGCCGATTGATATAAGTGAGTTGCTTATACAGTTAGAGGAGGAATTGTATCCGTTATTAGAAAAACATCATTTAGAAGCTAGATTAAACGTGGCTCCTCATTTACCGATGCACGGTGATGGAAAATTGTTAGCTAGAGTATTTGAAAACTTATTAACAAATGCCGTTCGTTACGGGTACGATGGGCAATTTGTTGATATGAATGGATATGTTGATAATGGAGAAGTTGTCGTACAAATTATGAATTACGGAGATAGCATTCCGGAAGAAGATTTACCGTATCTTTTTGATATGTTCTATACAGGTGATAAAGCAAGAACTGAGAACCGTGGCGGGACTGGCCTAGGACTATTTATTGCGAAAAATATTGTCGAGCAACATAACGGTACGATTTCTGCTGAGAGTAATGTAGTTAGAACAATGTTTGAAGTGCGATTGCCAAAAGACGAGAACGTAATAATTTAA
- a CDS encoding response regulator transcription factor, with amino-acid sequence MKRISILIADDEAEIADLIEIHLEKEGYHVVKAADGEEAVHIIETKPIDLVVLDIMMPKMDGYEVTRQIRAKHHMPIIFLSAKTSDFDKVTGLVLGADDYMTKPFTPIELVARVNAQLRRFFTLNHPKVAESKSALEIGGVVINPERRTVDVYGEQIELTPKEFDILYLLASHPKKVYNVENIFQHVWADDYYEGGNTVMVHIRTLRKKLGEDKRKDKLIKTVWGVGYTFNG; translated from the coding sequence ATGAAGCGCATTTCAATTTTAATAGCTGATGATGAGGCGGAAATTGCTGACTTAATTGAGATACATTTAGAAAAAGAAGGGTACCATGTTGTGAAAGCAGCGGATGGGGAAGAGGCAGTTCATATTATTGAAACGAAGCCAATCGACTTGGTAGTTTTAGATATTATGATGCCGAAAATGGATGGTTATGAGGTGACGCGTCAAATTCGCGCGAAACATCATATGCCGATTATTTTTTTAAGCGCGAAAACTTCGGACTTTGATAAGGTGACAGGTCTTGTACTAGGTGCGGATGATTATATGACGAAGCCTTTCACACCAATAGAATTAGTTGCACGTGTAAATGCACAACTGCGTAGGTTTTTTACGTTAAATCACCCGAAAGTAGCGGAGAGTAAATCTGCTTTAGAAATAGGCGGAGTCGTAATTAATCCTGAGCGCAGGACGGTTGATGTGTATGGTGAGCAAATTGAATTAACGCCGAAAGAGTTCGATATTCTATATTTATTAGCAAGTCATCCGAAGAAAGTATACAATGTGGAAAATATTTTTCAGCACGTATGGGCAGATGATTATTATGAAGGTGGAAATACAGTAATGGTACATATTCGTACTTTGCGGAAGAAACTTGGAGAAGATAAAAGAAAGGATAAATTAATAAAAACAGTGTGGGGAGTAGGTTATACTTTCAATGGCTAA
- the menC gene encoding o-succinylbenzoate synthase encodes MELKKATLHITEMPLVIPFAASYGTYEKRESIVIELEDTDGYIGFGEVVAFSEPWYTEETVKTALHVLQDFLLPDLLKAEISHPNEVPGLFQHIKRNRMAKAGIEGAVWDLYAKRQKKSLATVLGGTSPEIEVGVVIGIDTTPVMLKQIEKYAEEGYERFKVKIKPEHDYELLKEIRKEFPHIPLMADANSAYTLADTERLKRLDEFQLMMIEQPLADYDFLDHAQLQKKIETPICLDESIHSFEDARVAITLGSCQIVNIKPGRVGGLTESIQIHNYCMEHNIPVWCGGMVEMGISRAQNVALASLPNFTIPGDISASNRHWKRDIISPEVMLEGGKVMVPQSIDAEYEVDRGRLEEITKQRIVFER; translated from the coding sequence GTGGAGCTAAAAAAAGCGACACTTCATATAACGGAAATGCCACTCGTAATCCCGTTCGCTGCAAGCTACGGGACTTACGAAAAGCGCGAGAGTATCGTTATTGAATTGGAGGATACGGACGGGTACATCGGATTTGGGGAAGTCGTTGCATTTTCTGAACCGTGGTATACGGAAGAAACGGTGAAGACAGCGCTGCATGTACTGCAAGATTTTTTATTACCTGATTTATTAAAGGCTGAAATTTCACATCCGAATGAGGTACCGGGTCTATTTCAACATATAAAAAGAAACCGAATGGCAAAAGCCGGAATAGAGGGGGCTGTTTGGGATTTATATGCGAAGCGTCAAAAGAAATCGCTAGCGACAGTACTTGGCGGAACTAGTCCTGAAATTGAAGTCGGCGTTGTAATTGGGATCGATACAACGCCGGTTATGTTAAAACAAATCGAGAAGTACGCGGAAGAAGGATACGAGCGTTTTAAAGTGAAAATAAAGCCAGAACATGATTACGAATTATTGAAAGAGATTCGTAAAGAGTTTCCGCATATCCCGCTAATGGCAGATGCGAATTCAGCGTATACATTAGCGGATACAGAGAGGCTGAAACGACTAGATGAATTCCAATTAATGATGATTGAACAACCGTTAGCGGATTACGATTTTCTTGATCATGCACAGTTGCAAAAGAAAATTGAAACGCCGATTTGTTTAGATGAAAGTATTCATAGCTTTGAAGACGCGCGCGTTGCGATTACGCTTGGCAGCTGCCAAATTGTGAACATTAAGCCAGGGCGAGTGGGTGGACTAACAGAATCTATTCAAATCCATAATTATTGCATGGAGCATAATATCCCTGTTTGGTGCGGCGGTATGGTAGAGATGGGGATTTCACGAGCGCAAAATGTTGCTCTTGCCTCATTGCCTAACTTTACGATTCCTGGTGATATATCTGCTTCTAATAGACATTGGAAGAGGGATATTATTTCACCGGAAGTGATGCTTGAGGGCGGGAAAGTAATGGTGCCGCAAAGTATTGATGCTGAGTATGAGGTGGACCGCGGGAGACTAGAAGAAATCACGAAGCAGCGGATTGTTTTTGAGCGGTAA
- a CDS encoding o-succinylbenzoate--CoA ligase — METMPNWLMQRAFLTPDRTAIEIEEEKVTFMELHEKVVSVCEHLTYVGVKRGQKVAVLMKNGMEMITVIHALSYVGAVAVLLNTRLSREELLWQMDDAKVICLVTDQDFDAKDVPVYSFAEVMNGPKAEASIQEEFSLEEAMTIIYTSGTTGKPKGVILTYGNHWASAVGSSLNLGLRDDDCWLACMPMFHVGGLSLLMKNIMYGMRILLVPKYDADFIHKALQTRGVTIISVVSKILTDLLERLGEGTYPSSLRCMLLGGGPAPKPLLETCVEKGIPVYQTYGMTETSSQICTLSADYMLTKVGSAGKPLFQCQLRIEKDGVVVPPHAEGEIVVKGPNVTGGYFNREDATSETIQNGWLHTGDLGYLDEEGFLYVLDRRSDLIISGGENIYPAQIEEVLLSHPMIVEAGVVGMSDDKWGQVPAAFIVKSGAVTEEEILQFCEEKLAKYKVPKKACFLEELPRNASKKLLRRELRQLVEEM, encoded by the coding sequence ATGGAGACGATGCCAAATTGGTTAATGCAGCGTGCATTTTTAACACCAGACCGCACTGCAATTGAAATAGAGGAAGAGAAAGTTACTTTTATGGAGCTACATGAAAAAGTAGTATCTGTTTGTGAACACCTTACGTATGTTGGAGTGAAGCGAGGGCAAAAGGTGGCTGTTCTGATGAAAAATGGTATGGAGATGATTACAGTTATTCACGCCCTATCTTATGTAGGTGCAGTAGCTGTGCTTTTAAATACGCGTCTTTCAAGAGAAGAGCTACTTTGGCAAATGGATGATGCTAAAGTTATTTGTTTAGTGACGGATCAAGATTTTGATGCTAAAGATGTTCCTGTCTATTCATTCGCTGAAGTGATGAATGGACCGAAGGCGGAAGCATCTATACAAGAGGAATTTTCTTTAGAAGAAGCGATGACAATTATTTATACGTCTGGGACAACAGGGAAACCGAAAGGCGTTATTTTAACGTACGGTAATCATTGGGCAAGCGCAGTCGGTTCTTCGCTTAACTTAGGGCTTCGTGATGATGATTGTTGGTTAGCTTGTATGCCGATGTTCCACGTTGGCGGGCTATCTCTTTTAATGAAAAATATTATGTACGGCATGCGCATTTTACTCGTTCCGAAATATGATGCGGACTTTATTCATAAAGCACTTCAAACGAGAGGTGTAACGATTATTTCTGTCGTATCAAAAATATTAACTGATTTATTAGAGAGACTTGGAGAAGGAACATATCCATCTTCTTTACGATGCATGTTACTTGGCGGAGGACCAGCGCCGAAACCATTATTAGAAACGTGTGTGGAAAAAGGAATTCCAGTGTATCAAACGTACGGTATGACAGAAACGTCGTCTCAAATTTGTACGTTATCAGCTGATTACATGTTAACGAAAGTAGGATCAGCTGGAAAGCCACTATTCCAGTGCCAACTTCGCATCGAAAAGGACGGCGTAGTAGTGCCGCCACATGCGGAAGGTGAAATTGTAGTAAAAGGGCCGAACGTAACAGGCGGTTATTTTAACCGTGAAGATGCGACGAGTGAGACAATTCAAAACGGATGGCTTCATACTGGTGACCTCGGTTATTTAGATGAAGAAGGATTTTTATACGTATTAGACCGCCGCAGCGATTTAATTATTTCTGGCGGAGAGAATATATACCCGGCTCAAATTGAAGAAGTGTTGCTTTCTCATCCGATGATAGTGGAAGCAGGTGTTGTCGGTATGTCTGACGATAAATGGGGACAAGTACCAGCTGCTTTTATTGTAAAAAGCGGGGCGGTAACAGAAGAAGAAATTCTTCAATTTTGTGAGGAGAAATTAGCGAAATATAAAGTGCCGAAGAAAGCATGTTTCTTAGAGGAATTACCACGTAACGCTTCGAAAAAATTGTTAAGACGAGAGCTAAGACAATTAGTGGAGGAGATGTAG
- the menB gene encoding 1,4-dihydroxy-2-naphthoyl-CoA synthase, whose product MAIEWVKEGNYEDIIYSTYNGIAKISINRPEVHNAFRPKTVMELINAFAHARDDANVGVIILTGEGGRAFCSGGDQKVRGHGGYVGDDQIPRLNVLDLQRLIRAIPKPVIAMVAGYAIGGGHVLHIVCDLTIAADNAVFGQTGPKVGSFDGGYGAGYLARMVGHKKAREIWYLCRQYNAQEALDMGLVNTVVPLEELEAETVQWAQEILANSPMALRFLKAAFNADTDGLAGIQQLAGDATLLYYTTDEAKEGRDAFKEKRSPDFGQFPRFP is encoded by the coding sequence ATGGCTATTGAATGGGTAAAAGAAGGCAATTACGAAGATATTATTTATTCAACATACAATGGTATCGCAAAGATTTCGATTAACCGTCCTGAAGTACATAACGCATTTCGTCCAAAAACGGTAATGGAGTTAATCAACGCTTTTGCACACGCTCGTGATGATGCAAATGTTGGCGTTATCATTTTAACAGGTGAAGGTGGACGTGCATTCTGTTCTGGCGGCGACCAAAAGGTTCGCGGTCATGGTGGATATGTAGGTGACGACCAAATCCCACGTCTAAACGTATTAGACTTACAACGTCTAATTCGCGCAATTCCTAAACCAGTTATCGCAATGGTAGCAGGTTATGCAATCGGTGGAGGACACGTACTTCATATCGTATGTGACTTAACAATCGCTGCAGACAACGCTGTATTCGGACAAACAGGTCCTAAAGTAGGAAGCTTTGACGGTGGATACGGAGCTGGTTACCTAGCTCGTATGGTAGGCCACAAGAAAGCTCGTGAAATTTGGTACCTATGCCGTCAATACAATGCACAAGAAGCGCTTGATATGGGCTTAGTAAACACAGTAGTACCATTAGAAGAGCTTGAAGCAGAAACAGTACAATGGGCACAAGAAATTTTAGCAAACAGCCCAATGGCACTTCGTTTCCTAAAAGCTGCATTCAACGCAGACACAGACGGTCTAGCTGGTATTCAACAACTAGCTGGAGATGCAACGTTATTGTACTATACAACTGACGAAGCAAAAGAAGGTCGTGACGCGTTCAAAGAAAAACGCAGTCCGGACTTCGGTCAATTCCCTCGTTTCCCTTGA
- the menH gene encoding 2-succinyl-6-hydroxy-2,4-cyclohexadiene-1-carboxylate synthase, with product MKVTLQGVSYEYEVVGSGEPLLLLHGFTGSMETWRSFIPSWSEQFQVIVVDLVGHGKTESPEDVAHYDIRNVALQMKELLDYLHIEKAHILGYSMGGRLAITMACLYPEYVHSLLLENCTAGLENEEDRKERREKDERLANKIEREGVQSFVSMWENIPLFETQKRLAENVQEAVRKERLANNPKGLANSLRGMGTGAQPSWWDELHNLKMPVLLMNGEYDEKFFRILKNIEKCVSDAKIVKIHGAGHAIHVEQPEKFDTIVKGFLKTMQ from the coding sequence ATGAAAGTAACGCTGCAAGGTGTATCGTATGAATATGAAGTAGTCGGGAGCGGGGAACCACTTCTACTTCTTCATGGTTTTACGGGAAGCATGGAAACGTGGCGTTCTTTTATCCCTTCATGGAGCGAGCAGTTTCAAGTTATTGTAGTAGATCTTGTTGGACACGGAAAGACCGAGAGTCCTGAAGATGTTGCGCATTATGATATCCGAAATGTGGCATTGCAAATGAAAGAGCTACTAGACTATCTTCATATTGAAAAAGCGCACATACTCGGCTATTCGATGGGCGGTAGACTGGCGATTACGATGGCATGTTTATATCCGGAGTATGTACATTCTCTTTTATTAGAAAATTGTACAGCTGGGCTCGAAAATGAAGAGGATAGAAAAGAACGTCGTGAAAAAGATGAGCGACTTGCTAATAAAATTGAGCGAGAAGGCGTTCAAAGTTTTGTTTCTATGTGGGAAAATATTCCGCTTTTTGAAACGCAAAAACGTTTAGCAGAAAACGTACAAGAAGCGGTGCGAAAAGAACGGCTTGCTAACAATCCAAAAGGACTTGCAAATAGCTTGCGCGGCATGGGAACAGGGGCTCAGCCTTCATGGTGGGATGAGCTACACAACTTGAAAATGCCTGTTCTTTTAATGAACGGAGAATATGATGAAAAGTTCTTTCGCATATTAAAAAACATCGAAAAATGCGTGTCTGATGCGAAAATTGTCAAAATTCATGGTGCTGGCCATGCAATTCATGTGGAACAACCGGAAAAGTTTGATACAATAGTAAAGGGATTTCTAAAAACTATGCAGTGA
- the menD gene encoding 2-succinyl-5-enolpyruvyl-6-hydroxy-3-cyclohexene-1-carboxylic-acid synthase, protein MNNHIEALSYYLGAFVDELTRLDVCDVVISPGSRSTPIALLMEQHEGMNTYLHVDERSAGFFALGIAKAKKRPVALLCTSGTAAANYYPAVCEAFHSRVPLIVLTADRPHELRDVGAPQAMNQFNLYGTFVKQFTEMALPEASETMYHYARMTTQRIVASACLAPQGPVHLNFPVREPLIPDFSLESLWDKGRSEYTGVVQQGNVTMPSEYVDSLVGRLSHMEKGLIICGDDSHSEIAMFATELAGKTGYPILADPLSNIRSGHHDKTMVIDCYDTFLRNEQLKETWKPDVLIRFGGMPVSKSLTQFIKKQTKAVHIVVDESGQWRDPALVATEVVQASDIEFCKAVIEKMPVMKKNDWFVMWQHINEKTKETLREIETYDTAFEGKVITDIVRVLPEGATLFASNSMPIRDTDSFFFKSDKNIQVMANRGVNGIDGIISTALGASIICNPLVLVIGDLSFYHDLNGLLAAKLHELNITIVVVNNDGGGIFSFLPQYEKKEHFESLFGTPIGLDYEHVVKMYGGSFSRVNGWENFREEVQKGTTAKGLHVVEICTNRDGNLTLHRTLWAKTMDVITTSLQGESK, encoded by the coding sequence ATGAACAATCATATAGAAGCATTATCATATTATTTAGGCGCGTTCGTGGATGAACTGACGCGTCTAGATGTATGTGATGTTGTCATTAGTCCAGGCTCACGGTCAACGCCGATTGCTTTACTAATGGAACAACATGAAGGAATGAACACATATTTACATGTAGATGAAAGATCAGCAGGATTTTTCGCGCTCGGTATTGCGAAAGCGAAGAAACGCCCAGTAGCATTATTGTGTACGTCAGGAACAGCAGCAGCTAATTACTATCCAGCTGTATGTGAAGCTTTTCATTCAAGGGTCCCGCTTATCGTCTTAACAGCGGATAGACCGCATGAATTAAGAGATGTAGGTGCACCACAAGCAATGAATCAATTTAATTTATACGGTACTTTTGTGAAGCAATTTACAGAGATGGCACTGCCAGAAGCGAGTGAAACGATGTATCATTACGCTCGTATGACGACGCAGCGCATAGTAGCAAGTGCTTGTTTAGCGCCGCAGGGTCCTGTTCACCTTAATTTTCCAGTTCGCGAACCACTTATCCCTGATTTCTCACTAGAAAGCTTATGGGATAAAGGACGTAGTGAATATACAGGAGTAGTTCAGCAAGGAAACGTGACGATGCCGAGTGAATATGTAGATTCTCTTGTAGGGCGCCTTTCACATATGGAAAAGGGGCTTATTATTTGTGGTGATGATAGTCATTCGGAAATTGCAATGTTTGCCACAGAATTAGCTGGAAAAACTGGCTATCCTATATTAGCAGACCCACTTTCTAATATTCGTAGCGGACACCACGATAAAACGATGGTAATTGACTGTTACGATACATTTTTACGAAATGAACAGTTAAAAGAAACGTGGAAACCGGACGTTTTAATTCGCTTTGGTGGTATGCCTGTTTCTAAATCATTAACGCAGTTCATAAAAAAACAAACGAAAGCAGTTCATATCGTTGTCGATGAATCAGGACAATGGAGAGATCCAGCTCTTGTTGCGACAGAAGTTGTGCAAGCAAGTGACATTGAATTCTGCAAGGCAGTAATAGAAAAAATGCCAGTTATGAAGAAGAATGATTGGTTCGTAATGTGGCAACATATAAACGAAAAAACGAAGGAAACGCTTCGTGAAATAGAAACATATGATACTGCATTTGAAGGAAAGGTTATTACGGATATTGTACGCGTATTACCAGAAGGAGCAACATTATTTGCGAGCAATAGTATGCCAATTCGTGATACAGATTCATTCTTCTTCAAATCGGATAAAAACATTCAAGTGATGGCAAATCGTGGTGTAAATGGTATTGATGGAATTATTTCGACAGCTTTAGGAGCGAGTATTATTTGTAATCCGCTCGTATTAGTTATCGGTGATTTATCGTTTTATCATGATTTAAATGGACTGTTAGCAGCGAAATTACATGAATTAAACATAACAATTGTCGTTGTAAATAATGACGGCGGGGGGATTTTCTCATTCTTACCGCAATATGAGAAAAAGGAACATTTCGAATCATTATTTGGAACACCAATTGGCCTTGATTATGAGCATGTTGTCAAAATGTACGGTGGTTCATTTAGCCGTGTAAATGGTTGGGAAAACTTCCGAGAAGAGGTACAAAAAGGAACGACTGCAAAAGGTTTACACGTTGTGGAAATTTGTACAAACCGTGATGGAAACTTAACGTTGCACCGTACATTATGGGCAAAAACGATGGACGTAATTACTACATCTTTGCAAGGTGAATCAAAATGA